In Syntrophotaleaceae bacterium, a genomic segment contains:
- the thiH gene encoding 2-iminoacetate synthase ThiH produces the protein MSFLELFNRFDGDEIAARIAACGPREVERALQAEHLQVGDFLALLSPAAGAYLEPLAQKSHRLTQRRFGKTIQLYAPLYLSNECTNSCLYCGFNAANQVARRTLTLEQIEAEAKILAGRGFRHVLLLTGEAPRAVDDAYVAAAIRRVRALFSSIGLEVYPMDEAGYRQMVEAGADSLTVYQETYDRELYAHLHPSGRKRDFNWRLETPDRGGAAGLRTIGIGALLGLGDWRREGFYVGLHARHLARTWWRSRVSVSFPRIRPADGGFSPLQPVSDAALVQLICALRLWLPDAGLTLSTRESAQLRDHLLPLGITQLSAGSSTAPGGYGHAADGSEQFVIDDDRDAHQICAMLRTKGYEPVWKDWDGAFRSNPAEPAYGR, from the coding sequence ATGAGTTTTCTGGAGCTGTTCAACCGCTTCGACGGCGACGAGATCGCCGCACGCATCGCCGCCTGCGGCCCGCGGGAGGTGGAACGGGCCCTGCAGGCGGAGCATCTGCAGGTGGGGGACTTTTTGGCCCTTTTGTCGCCGGCGGCCGGCGCCTATCTGGAGCCTCTGGCGCAGAAGTCCCACCGGCTCACCCAGCGCCGCTTCGGCAAGACCATCCAGCTCTATGCGCCTTTATACCTGTCCAACGAGTGCACCAACAGCTGCCTGTACTGCGGCTTCAACGCGGCCAACCAGGTGGCGCGGCGCACCCTGACCCTCGAACAGATCGAGGCCGAGGCGAAGATCCTGGCGGGGCGGGGTTTCCGCCACGTGCTGCTGTTGACCGGCGAGGCGCCCCGTGCAGTGGACGACGCCTACGTGGCCGCCGCCATCCGCCGGGTGCGGGCTCTGTTCTCCAGCATCGGGCTGGAAGTCTACCCGATGGACGAGGCGGGCTACCGGCAGATGGTGGAGGCCGGTGCCGACAGCCTGACCGTCTACCAGGAGACCTACGACCGGGAGCTCTATGCGCACCTGCACCCGAGCGGGCGCAAACGGGATTTCAACTGGCGGCTGGAGACACCGGACCGGGGAGGGGCCGCGGGACTGCGCACCATCGGCATCGGCGCGCTTTTGGGCCTGGGCGACTGGCGGCGGGAGGGGTTCTACGTCGGGCTGCATGCCCGGCACCTGGCCCGCACCTGGTGGCGCAGCCGGGTCAGTGTCTCTTTTCCCCGGATTCGTCCGGCCGACGGCGGCTTCTCGCCCCTGCAGCCGGTCTCGGATGCGGCCCTGGTGCAGCTGATCTGCGCTCTGCGGCTGTGGTTGCCGGACGCCGGACTGACCCTGTCGACCCGGGAGAGCGCCCAGCTGCGCGATCACCTGCTGCCGCTGGGGATCACCCAGCTCAGCGCCGGGTCGAGCACCGCACCGGGGGGCTACGGCCATGCCGCCGACGGCAGCGAGCAGTTCGTGATCGACGACGACCGGGATGCCCATCAGATCTGCGCCATGCTCAGAACCAAAGGGTACGAGCCGGTGTGGAAGGATTGGGACGGCGCTTTCCGGAGCAATCCGGCGGAACCTGCTTATGGTCGCTGA
- a CDS encoding YggT family protein: MPILTDLLVVFAQMVQMIIGVYIFIVIARALISWVGPDPYNPIVRFLYSATEPVLNRLRRLLPMQFGGIDFSPLALLFILYFIQRLVSRLLWRLG, translated from the coding sequence TTGCCTATTCTGACAGACCTGCTTGTAGTCTTTGCCCAAATGGTGCAAATGATCATCGGCGTTTACATATTCATCGTCATTGCCCGTGCCCTGATTTCCTGGGTCGGTCCCGATCCCTACAATCCCATTGTCCGTTTTCTCTACAGTGCCACCGAGCCGGTGTTGAACCGCTTGCGCAGGCTTCTTCCGATGCAGTTTGGCGGAATCGATTTCTCTCCTCTGGCTTTGCTGTTCATCCTCTATTTCATTCAGCGTCTGGTCAGCCGCTTACTGTGGAGGCTTGGTTGA
- a CDS encoding thiazole synthase, giving the protein MDELIIAGRKFTSRLMVGTGKFASNQLMAAAIAASGSQIVTVALRRVDIDRPEDDLLAHIDRDKCLLLPNTSGARDAEEAVRLARLARAAGCEPWVKLEVTPDPYYLLPDPIETLKAAEILIKDGFIVLPYINADPVLAKRLQEIGTATVMPLGAPIGTNKGVKTRDSIAIIIEQASVPVVVDAGLGAPSHAAEAMELGADAVLVNTALAVTPDPARMAAAFRLGVEAGRLAYLAGLAAPRQQAEASSPLTGFLRDET; this is encoded by the coding sequence ATGGACGAACTGATCATCGCCGGCCGCAAATTCACCTCCCGCCTCATGGTCGGCACCGGCAAATTCGCCTCCAACCAACTTATGGCCGCTGCCATCGCGGCTTCCGGCAGCCAGATCGTCACCGTCGCCCTGCGGCGGGTGGACATCGACCGCCCCGAGGACGACCTGCTGGCCCATATCGACCGGGACAAGTGCCTGCTTTTGCCCAACACCAGCGGCGCCCGCGACGCCGAGGAGGCGGTGCGCCTGGCCCGGCTGGCCCGGGCCGCGGGCTGCGAGCCCTGGGTCAAGCTCGAGGTCACTCCCGATCCCTACTACCTGCTGCCCGACCCGATCGAAACCCTCAAGGCCGCCGAGATCCTGATCAAGGACGGCTTTATCGTACTGCCCTACATCAACGCCGACCCGGTGCTGGCCAAGCGCCTGCAGGAGATCGGCACCGCCACGGTCATGCCGCTGGGCGCTCCGATCGGCACCAACAAAGGGGTGAAGACCCGCGACAGCATCGCCATCATTATCGAACAGGCGAGCGTGCCGGTGGTGGTCGACGCCGGCCTCGGCGCCCCCTCTCACGCCGCCGAGGCAATGGAGCTGGGGGCCGACGCCGTGCTGGTCAACACCGCCCTGGCCGTCACCCCCGACCCGGCGCGCATGGCCGCCGCCTTCCGCCTCGGCGTCGAGGCCGGACGCCTGGCTTACCTGGCCGGGCTGGCCGCCCCCCGGCAGCAGGCCGAGGCCTCCAGCCCGCTGACCGGATTTCTGAGGGACGAGACATGA
- the thiF gene encoding sulfur carrier protein ThiS adenylyltransferase ThiF: MIVWLNEQIREIAPGTSLRQLRDRFRPDADIVIYNGHAESGNPILCEKDRVVLIRRGERPSADELEALLVARHTPGVHDKIRAACVGIAGVGGLGSPVAMALARCGIGRLIIADCDVVEPSNLNRQNYFLDQIGMYKVEALRQTLERINPYVEVVTHHLRLTPVNIPDLFKDVNVMVEAFDLPDQKAMLVETFLGKVPGTPLVAASGVAGFGPANTIRTRRAGSRLFLVGDETSAARPGEGLMAPRVGVAAHHQANAVLRLLLDQDPAEEQPR; encoded by the coding sequence ATGATTGTCTGGCTGAACGAGCAAATACGGGAGATTGCTCCCGGCACAAGCTTGAGGCAACTGCGTGACCGGTTCCGTCCCGATGCCGATATCGTCATCTACAATGGCCATGCGGAAAGCGGCAACCCGATCCTGTGTGAGAAGGACCGCGTGGTGCTGATCCGGCGGGGTGAACGGCCTTCGGCCGATGAGCTTGAAGCCTTGCTGGTCGCCCGGCACACTCCCGGGGTTCATGACAAGATCCGAGCCGCCTGCGTTGGAATTGCCGGGGTCGGCGGTCTCGGCTCGCCGGTGGCCATGGCCCTGGCTCGCTGCGGCATTGGACGGCTGATTATTGCCGACTGCGATGTCGTTGAGCCCTCCAACCTCAACCGGCAGAACTATTTTCTCGATCAAATCGGAATGTATAAGGTCGAGGCGCTGCGCCAGACCCTTGAGCGGATCAACCCCTACGTGGAAGTCGTGACGCACCATCTGCGCCTGACCCCGGTCAACATTCCTGATCTGTTCAAGGACGTGAATGTCATGGTGGAAGCTTTCGATCTTCCCGATCAGAAAGCGATGCTGGTCGAAACATTCCTGGGTAAAGTACCGGGAACACCGCTGGTAGCCGCCTCCGGAGTGGCGGGTTTCGGCCCCGCCAACACCATCCGCACCCGTCGGGCCGGCAGCCGGCTCTTCCTGGTCGGCGACGAAACCAGCGCGGCCCGCCCCGGCGAGGGACTGATGGCTCCCCGTGTCGGGGTCGCGGCCCACCATCAGGCCAACGCCGTGCTACGTCTGCTGCTCGACCAGGACCCGGCAGAGGAGCAACCCAGATGA
- a CDS encoding MerR family transcriptional regulator: MSLGKTWFTPEEAESKVGIGRDLILKWVEDGLVRCEREEGHVVRVNIDDVNLKVEALTKKD, translated from the coding sequence ATGTCCCTTGGAAAAACCTGGTTCACTCCGGAAGAAGCTGAATCAAAGGTCGGGATCGGCCGGGACCTGATTTTGAAGTGGGTCGAAGACGGCCTGGTACGGTGCGAACGGGAAGAAGGACATGTTGTCAGGGTCAACATCGATGACGTGAATCTCAAAGTCGAGGCCTTGACCAAAAAAGACTGA
- a CDS encoding 3-deoxy-7-phosphoheptulonate synthase: MKRTTNLNVRSLTPIIAPTDLKQVFPLSERAAEFVIQARQQIKDILHRRNRRLMVVVGPCSIHDPRSALEYADRLAALSQELEDQLLLVMRVYFEKPRTTIGWKGLINDPDLNGTHQISKGLGVARNLLCEITARRLPIAGEMLDPITIQYLSDLVSWGAIGARTTESQPHREMASGLSFPVGFKNGTDGNLQIAIDAMGAARHPHNFLGIDRDGRTAIVETTGNPDVHIVLRGGGDKPNYMPHDIDKVEELLAKSGLDPAIMVDCSHANSNKDHNRQEEVLLNVVSQIVIGNRSIFSVMLESHLEAGSQPLCPNPRDLRYGISITDKCIDWATTERLLRYAHRELSESRKQAAG; this comes from the coding sequence ATGAAACGCACCACCAATCTGAATGTCCGATCCCTCACCCCCATTATCGCCCCCACTGACCTGAAGCAGGTTTTCCCTCTTTCAGAGCGGGCGGCGGAATTCGTCATCCAGGCCCGGCAGCAGATCAAGGATATTCTCCACCGGCGCAACCGGAGGCTCATGGTCGTGGTTGGGCCCTGTTCGATCCACGATCCCAGATCCGCCCTCGAATATGCCGACCGTCTGGCGGCCCTGAGCCAGGAACTGGAAGATCAGCTTTTGCTGGTGATGCGGGTTTATTTCGAAAAGCCCCGGACAACCATCGGCTGGAAAGGTCTCATCAACGATCCGGACCTGAACGGAACCCATCAGATATCGAAAGGTCTTGGCGTGGCCCGCAACCTGCTGTGCGAGATAACCGCCCGCAGGCTGCCGATCGCCGGGGAGATGCTCGACCCCATAACCATACAGTACCTCTCAGACCTGGTCAGCTGGGGCGCCATCGGCGCCCGCACCACGGAATCCCAGCCCCATCGCGAAATGGCCAGCGGGCTGTCCTTTCCGGTCGGCTTCAAAAACGGCACGGATGGCAACCTCCAGATCGCCATCGACGCCATGGGCGCTGCCAGACATCCCCACAATTTTCTCGGCATCGACCGGGATGGACGCACCGCCATTGTCGAAACCACCGGGAACCCGGATGTCCACATCGTGCTGCGGGGAGGCGGCGACAAGCCGAACTATATGCCTCACGATATCGACAAAGTCGAAGAATTATTGGCCAAGTCCGGCCTTGATCCGGCCATCATGGTCGACTGCAGCCATGCCAATTCAAACAAGGACCACAACCGGCAGGAAGAAGTTCTTCTCAATGTCGTTTCCCAAATCGTGATCGGCAACCGCTCCATTTTTTCGGTCATGCTGGAGAGCCACCTGGAAGCCGGCAGCCAGCCTCTCTGCCCGAATCCGCGCGATCTTCGATACGGTATTTCCATCACCGACAAATGCATCGACTGGGCAACGACCGAGCGTTTGCTGCGCTATGCCCACAGGGAACTTTCCGAAAGCCGGAAACAGGCCGCAGGGTAA
- a CDS encoding DUF167 family protein, whose amino-acid sequence MNHREMPSWLEKVEDGVLIKVFVQPRASRNEMVGLQGEELKIRLTSPPVEGAANRLCREFIAKLLGVAKGRVTLVAGEKSRHKRLLVEGIGPDEVLPRLETPH is encoded by the coding sequence ATGAATCACCGTGAAATGCCATCGTGGCTCGAAAAGGTTGAAGATGGAGTCTTGATCAAGGTTTTTGTTCAGCCAAGGGCCTCCAGAAACGAAATGGTCGGGCTGCAGGGCGAGGAATTGAAAATTCGCCTGACCTCCCCGCCCGTGGAAGGGGCCGCCAATCGACTCTGCCGGGAGTTTATTGCCAAGCTTCTCGGTGTCGCCAAGGGCCGAGTCACTCTTGTGGCGGGAGAAAAGTCACGACACAAGCGTCTGCTGGTCGAAGGGATCGGTCCCGACGAAGTCCTGCCTCGCCTTGAAACCCCGCACTGA
- the thiS gene encoding sulfur carrier protein ThiS, giving the protein MNVIVNGHPKELPSASTVAMLLELLQLEPTQVAVERNLDIIPRDAFAATVLHDGDRVEVVRFVGGG; this is encoded by the coding sequence ATGAACGTCATCGTCAACGGCCACCCAAAAGAATTGCCGTCAGCCTCCACCGTCGCCATGCTGCTGGAGCTGCTGCAGCTGGAGCCGACCCAGGTGGCGGTGGAACGAAATCTGGACATTATCCCCCGGGATGCCTTCGCCGCAACCGTACTGCATGACGGAGATCGGGTGGAAGTGGTCCGCTTTGTAGGCGGCGGGTAA
- a CDS encoding LEA type 2 family protein, with protein sequence MISAHASRTCRMAITAVLFMVLAGCATLRPVPPEVSLFGLQLENLTLSHAILSADLSLYNPNDSAITIKRVRYALSLMDIRIAHGQSAESVRIEPHETGRLAVRLSSSYLNLLRTGQQIQGRENIPFTIEGEITVGGFGVISRTIPFEEEGVIPLQAWSRLTP encoded by the coding sequence ATGATCTCAGCTCACGCCTCAAGAACTTGCCGAATGGCCATAACCGCCGTTCTTTTCATGGTGTTGGCCGGCTGCGCCACACTCCGCCCGGTTCCTCCCGAAGTCAGCCTGTTCGGCCTGCAGTTGGAAAATCTGACCCTCAGCCATGCCATTCTGTCCGCTGATCTCAGCCTTTACAATCCCAACGATTCGGCCATTACCATCAAAAGAGTCCGATATGCCCTCTCCCTGATGGACATCCGTATTGCCCATGGGCAATCTGCAGAATCGGTCAGGATCGAGCCCCATGAAACAGGTCGGTTGGCCGTTCGCCTGTCCAGCAGCTACCTCAACCTGCTTCGCACAGGGCAGCAGATTCAGGGAAGAGAGAATATCCCGTTCACAATAGAGGGGGAAATTACGGTCGGGGGATTCGGTGTCATATCGCGCACCATCCCCTTTGAGGAAGAGGGGGTCATTCCCCTGCAGGCATGGTCAAGGCTTACCCCTTAA
- the thiE gene encoding thiamine phosphate synthase, with product MVADQPLFPLCLITDRLALGPGGDLLKVVEQALRGGVPAVQLREKDLTSRELFDLASEIRNLTRRHHARLLINDRVDVALAVGADGVHLGHQSLPVAKVRSLLGHKKLIGVSTHRLEEILPAARQGANFLTFSPVYFTPSKAGYGPAQGLERLQSACRTSPIPVLALGGIRPEKLAELRAAGASGIALISAILNAEDPRKAASNMMETLAAEGFCAAAASL from the coding sequence ATGGTCGCTGACCAGCCCCTTTTCCCTCTCTGCCTGATTACCGACCGTCTGGCTCTTGGTCCTGGCGGCGACCTGCTGAAGGTTGTCGAGCAGGCCCTTCGCGGCGGGGTACCCGCCGTCCAACTGCGGGAAAAAGATCTGACCAGCCGGGAGCTGTTCGATCTTGCCTCTGAAATAAGGAATCTCACCCGCCGCCACCATGCCCGACTGCTGATTAACGACCGGGTCGATGTGGCCCTGGCTGTGGGCGCTGACGGCGTTCACCTCGGTCATCAGTCACTTCCCGTGGCCAAAGTTCGCAGCCTGCTCGGTCATAAAAAACTGATCGGCGTCTCAACCCACCGATTGGAAGAAATCCTGCCTGCCGCCCGGCAGGGGGCAAACTTTCTCACCTTCAGTCCTGTGTACTTCACTCCTTCGAAAGCGGGCTACGGACCTGCGCAAGGGCTTGAGCGGCTGCAGTCCGCTTGTCGCACCAGCCCCATCCCGGTCTTGGCCCTGGGAGGAATTCGACCCGAAAAACTTGCTGAGCTGCGTGCTGCGGGCGCATCGGGAATTGCTTTGATTTCGGCCATTCTGAACGCTGAGGACCCGCGCAAAGCTGCCAGCAACATGATGGAAACCCTGGCGGCGGAAGGCTTTTGCGCGGCAGCAGCTTCCTTGTAG
- a CDS encoding DUF362 domain-containing protein, which produces MKPLVSLAACQDYSRHRVAEALKLLLQHEGGIQTFVRPGQKVLLKPNLLAGKAPEKAVTTHPEIVRAVIRMVQDAGGIVSVGDSPGFGSPRAVAASSGILQVVEETGAKFASFEESVPVRIEGLAFRQLEIARDIIEADVVINLPKLKTHQMIGMTCGVKNLFGAIVGLRKPRLHLQAGKDKAFFSLMLLELAEHIAPALTIADAVIGMEGNGPGGGDPVRIGALLASRSPLALDTAAAALVGLPQERVWTQRIAAATGRPGSRLEEINLRGEPITKLACSNFRPAKSTEIDFSLPPFLQKTLKRSLSALPMVDKGRCLKCGVCVAHCPPQTMRLENGRLTIDYNRCIGCFCCQELCPHGALLTRQGFLLRMSRYLSRGKPTG; this is translated from the coding sequence TTGAAACCCTTGGTATCACTGGCCGCCTGCCAGGATTACAGCAGACATCGGGTCGCTGAGGCGCTGAAGCTGCTTCTGCAGCATGAAGGGGGAATCCAGACCTTTGTTCGACCAGGCCAGAAAGTCCTTCTGAAGCCGAATCTTTTGGCGGGAAAGGCACCGGAAAAGGCCGTTACCACCCATCCCGAAATTGTTCGGGCGGTCATTCGGATGGTGCAGGATGCAGGTGGTATCGTCTCCGTGGGTGATTCTCCGGGTTTTGGTTCGCCCCGGGCGGTTGCGGCCAGCAGCGGCATCCTGCAGGTCGTGGAAGAGACCGGAGCGAAGTTCGCTTCTTTCGAGGAGTCGGTGCCGGTACGGATTGAAGGATTGGCCTTTCGTCAACTGGAAATCGCCCGAGACATCATCGAGGCCGATGTCGTCATCAATCTGCCTAAGCTGAAAACGCATCAGATGATCGGCATGACCTGTGGGGTCAAAAACCTGTTCGGCGCCATCGTCGGCCTGCGTAAACCCCGGCTGCATCTTCAGGCCGGGAAGGACAAGGCCTTTTTCAGTCTGATGCTGCTGGAACTTGCGGAACATATCGCTCCGGCCCTGACCATTGCCGATGCCGTCATCGGCATGGAAGGGAACGGTCCGGGCGGCGGCGATCCGGTCAGGATCGGCGCCCTGCTGGCCAGCCGCAGCCCCCTGGCCTTGGATACGGCGGCCGCGGCCCTGGTCGGCCTCCCCCAGGAACGGGTCTGGACCCAGCGTATCGCGGCCGCAACGGGCCGCCCGGGCAGCCGTTTGGAGGAGATCAATCTGCGGGGGGAGCCGATCACAAAGCTGGCCTGCAGCAACTTTCGCCCGGCCAAAAGTACCGAAATAGATTTCAGCCTGCCGCCTTTTCTGCAAAAAACACTCAAACGGTCGCTGAGCGCTTTGCCAATGGTCGACAAGGGTCGCTGCCTGAAATGCGGGGTGTGCGTCGCTCACTGCCCCCCGCAAACCATGCGTTTGGAAAACGGCCGGTTGACCATCGATTATAATCGATGCATCGGCTGCTTCTGCTGCCAGGAACTCTGCCCCCATGGAGCTTTGCTGACCCGGCAGGGCTTCCTGCTGCGGATGAGCCGTTATTTAAGCCGGGGGAAACCAACCGGATGA
- a CDS encoding secondary thiamine-phosphate synthase enzyme YjbQ, with amino-acid sequence MKTLAITTHHQVEMIDITSRIREAIAESGISSGLALLHVPHTTAGITINENADPDVVRDLLAELNKIVPFQDNYRHGEGNSAAHIKSTLVGPQQWVIIEGGKPVLGTWQALFFCEFDGPRQRKLHIQVVGS; translated from the coding sequence ATGAAAACCCTCGCCATAACCACTCATCATCAGGTCGAAATGATCGACATCACCTCGCGTATTCGCGAGGCGATCGCCGAAAGCGGAATTTCTTCGGGCCTGGCGCTGCTGCATGTTCCCCATACCACTGCCGGAATAACCATCAACGAAAACGCCGACCCTGACGTGGTGCGCGATCTGCTTGCGGAATTGAACAAAATAGTCCCTTTCCAGGATAATTATCGCCACGGCGAAGGCAACAGCGCCGCTCATATCAAAAGCACCCTGGTGGGACCGCAGCAATGGGTGATCATCGAGGGAGGGAAACCGGTCCTGGGTACCTGGCAGGCGCTTTTCTTCTGTGAGTTCGACGGTCCCCGGCAGCGCAAGCTCCACATCCAGGTCGTCGGCTCTTGA
- a CDS encoding DivIVA domain-containing protein → MTITPIDIQQHRFKSSAFGYEKAGVDHFLEQVAEELEHYHRQVQELKEELARTRASLEEMRQREEMLKETLLTAQKMTDDIKANALKEAEIMVAEAALQGERIIQDAEKRRAELLQDLQELQRQKISFESSLKGLIEGHLRMLELEPPRDNLAGSKFFLSGPSLERDDSGENESP, encoded by the coding sequence ATGACCATTACGCCTATCGATATTCAGCAGCACCGCTTCAAGAGCAGCGCTTTCGGATATGAAAAAGCGGGAGTCGATCACTTTCTGGAACAGGTGGCCGAAGAGCTGGAGCACTACCACCGGCAGGTGCAGGAACTGAAGGAGGAGTTGGCCCGCACCAGGGCTTCCCTCGAGGAGATGCGGCAAAGGGAGGAAATGCTCAAGGAAACCCTGCTGACCGCCCAGAAAATGACGGACGATATCAAGGCCAACGCTCTCAAGGAAGCGGAAATCATGGTTGCCGAGGCGGCATTGCAGGGCGAGAGGATCATTCAGGATGCTGAGAAGAGGCGCGCAGAGCTGCTGCAGGACCTGCAGGAGCTTCAGCGGCAGAAAATATCCTTCGAATCTTCCCTCAAGGGTTTGATCGAGGGTCATCTTCGCATGCTCGAACTCGAGCCCCCTCGCGACAACCTCGCTGGAAGCAAATTTTTTCTCAGCGGTCCCTCTCTGGAGCGGGACGATTCCGGTGAAAATGAATCACCGTGA
- a CDS encoding SLC13 family permease: MEIAIVLAILSATILLFATEWLRMDITSLLALLALAATGLLSPEEAFSGFSNPAVITVAAMFIISTGISNTGATGQLGERLIRMAGKSLPRLIAVIMACVALFSAFMNNIGSTAVLMPVVISIARQLNLSPSKLLIPLASGSLLGGVCTLIGTPPNILMNSLLKQYAGQSFNMFSFAPVGLTVATAGILYMAFLGHRLLPLRKSGKLTEEYQVKEYITEIEIQENSPLVGQTITHSRLERDFNLKVRAILRGHQKLPQPRGNRKLRQGDVLLLEGNPEGILKVMQTKGLKLIPEQDNPPAEKMDENLVVMEASLTPNSDLVGKTLRQVQFHESHGLNVLALWRQGAPMVKKVDRVSLKFGDVLLLQGPKERIIHLGKAHGFLLMGGIPPVSYHPHRAPFALGALIGVILLAATGILPIMLAATLGALAMVFFRCLTIQEAYESIDWGIILLIAGTLPLGLALEKTGAALILADLVLNLFGPLGPWVVLAAFFLLTSLLTEVMSHAAAAVLIAPIVFHAAQELEVSPKPFFMAVALAASSCFMTPISHQSNALVMGPGGYRFFDYTKVGAPLNLLVWILGTLLIPLVFPF; the protein is encoded by the coding sequence ATGGAAATAGCTATTGTTCTTGCCATCCTGTCGGCAACCATTCTGCTGTTCGCGACCGAGTGGCTGCGTATGGATATCACCAGCCTGCTTGCCCTCCTCGCCCTTGCGGCCACCGGACTGCTTTCGCCGGAGGAAGCCTTTTCGGGATTCAGCAATCCGGCGGTCATAACCGTGGCGGCAATGTTCATTATCAGCACCGGCATATCCAACACCGGTGCCACGGGGCAATTGGGAGAACGTCTGATTCGCATGGCAGGCAAGAGCCTGCCCCGTCTGATCGCCGTCATCATGGCCTGCGTGGCCTTGTTTTCAGCATTCATGAACAACATTGGATCGACCGCTGTTCTCATGCCGGTGGTCATCAGCATTGCCCGTCAACTGAACCTCAGTCCGTCAAAGCTTCTGATCCCTCTTGCGAGCGGTTCTCTTCTGGGAGGGGTCTGCACCCTGATCGGCACTCCGCCGAACATCCTCATGAACAGTCTGCTCAAGCAGTATGCCGGTCAATCCTTCAACATGTTCTCCTTCGCTCCGGTGGGCCTGACAGTGGCGACGGCAGGCATCCTCTACATGGCATTTCTCGGACACCGCCTGCTGCCCCTGCGCAAATCGGGAAAACTGACCGAAGAGTACCAGGTCAAGGAATACATTACGGAAATCGAGATTCAGGAAAATTCTCCCCTGGTCGGTCAGACCATAACCCACAGCAGACTGGAGAGAGACTTCAATCTGAAGGTCAGGGCGATCCTTCGAGGTCATCAGAAGCTGCCGCAACCGCGAGGCAATCGCAAGCTGCGCCAGGGGGACGTGCTGCTGCTGGAGGGCAACCCCGAAGGGATTCTGAAGGTGATGCAGACCAAGGGGTTGAAGCTGATTCCCGAACAGGACAATCCACCGGCGGAAAAAATGGATGAAAACCTGGTGGTGATGGAAGCCTCTCTGACGCCGAACAGCGACTTGGTGGGGAAAACCCTGCGGCAGGTGCAGTTTCACGAAAGCCACGGCCTGAATGTCCTTGCCCTCTGGCGCCAGGGAGCACCGATGGTCAAAAAGGTGGATCGGGTGAGTCTGAAGTTCGGCGACGTTCTGCTGCTGCAGGGCCCCAAGGAGCGGATCATCCATCTGGGCAAGGCCCACGGTTTTCTGCTGATGGGGGGTATTCCACCGGTCAGCTACCATCCCCACCGCGCCCCCTTTGCCCTGGGGGCCCTGATCGGTGTTATCCTGCTGGCCGCGACCGGCATCCTGCCGATCATGCTCGCCGCCACCCTCGGGGCCCTGGCCATGGTGTTCTTCCGCTGTCTGACCATCCAGGAGGCCTATGAAAGCATCGACTGGGGCATCATTCTGCTGATTGCGGGCACCCTGCCCCTCGGCCTCGCACTGGAAAAAACCGGCGCCGCCCTGATACTGGCCGACCTGGTCCTGAACCTCTTCGGCCCACTCGGACCATGGGTCGTCCTGGCAGCCTTTTTTCTGCTGACGTCCCTGCTGACCGAGGTCATGAGCCATGCCGCGGCCGCCGTCCTGATCGCACCCATCGTGTTTCATGCCGCCCAGGAACTGGAGGTCAGCCCGAAACCCTTCTTCATGGCCGTCGCCCTGGCGGCCTCCTCCTGCTTCATGACCCCGATCAGCCATCAGTCGAATGCCCTGGTCATGGGACCGGGCGGCTACCGCTTCTTCGACTACACCAAGGTTGGAGCGCCTTTGAACCTGCTCGTCTGGATTCTCGGAACCCTGCTGATTCCGTTGGTTTTTCCCTTTTAA